The sequence GTCAGAACACAGCCCTTAGATCAAGTTCAGTATTTAATTAatattcacacaaaaaaaaataagaaacttAAAACAAGCTCCAAGCTTGTATTTTTTATGTCCCCCTTATTTATGCTGCTATCTCCGTTGGGCTTCTAAAACCCCATTTCTGACTCATCTTTTCTTCCTTAAATACGGAGCGTTAGGCTTGTCTCCCAAACGGAACACCATTCTCTGCCCacaggggctctggtcaaaagtagtgcatttttGTAAGgggtagggtgctatttgggacagttGTAGTGTGACAATCCCATTAAGACACAGCCCCCTGGTCGTAGACGTCACCAGTCAGTCCAACCAGTTAACCTGATGAAGAAGCCCTACATAACTAAACAGAAGCTTCATAACACCTTCATAGGGGCATGATGACAACCAATGTAGTAATGCTCTGTTGAAGACCACCGATTAAGGTTGTGGAGCTCACGACGAGTCTATGAATGCTGTATGAGTTGTCGTGAAGGCGGTATGAATCTCTGTAGAACCCCCCTCAGTAACAGCTCTCTCCTCTTGTGCTTTCTGAGCCAAAGCAGGCAgacgagtcccaaatggcacccacttccctatgtagtgcactacttttgaccagagccctaagggaatagggttccatttggggtGCAATCTATCAATCCCTTGTTTTAATGTCATGTCACCTGTTATTGATCACAGCGCTTTAATCATTTATACAAATCACATTATATTATTCTCATTGAAAGTGAACTTACAGAAATAAACTATTTCCTCATTGTAATCATTGTCAAGCATCAGTTCACGTCGACTGGCAGATTATGGAGAGGGtgaaatagagagtgaggtgagAAAGACGAGAGGTGAGTTTCACGCCAAGGGAGCCTCGTGGGGGAAGAGACGAAAAGACAGAGTGAAGTGAGAAAACggagagatcagagagaagagaaacaggcaTGATTCTCGACAGAATACAGATATGATTCTGTAAACAATGACGTCATTGTCAATAGGCATCAAAACACCTAAACCAACCAACCAAAACATCCTGTCAAGAAAAAAAAAGACTTGGAAGCTAAACTTGTAGGAcatgcagatgtaggatcttaacttgatcgtcctgttgttgcaggaaacTTCCTGCACAGCAGAAAATTCAAACTTATAGTGTATTCAAGGTGGAAAATTGTCTTAAGTTATTAATTTCAGACTTCATTTGCCTTGACAATTTATCGAACCCTACAAAAACCTCCATTATAATCCACATGTCATTTTGCTGCAGGATTactttcctgctgtgagaaactggtcaaactaagatcctacacctgtaaagATGTCCAGATTTGGCATAGAAACAAACATCATACATGCAGAGCCAGGTGAATAAGAAAGAAGATAGGGTTATTGAAGTCTCCAAAATGACCACTGACCAGGGCCCGCATTCATAAAGCCGctcagagtaggagtactgatataggatcagtttagccttttagatcataatgaatacgaTTACATGGACAGGTCCTAGAGTTGCTATGATTTCATGGGATTTTCCTTCTTTAGTAATGTCTTATGTACTTCCTAACCAGAACGAAGAGCGACAAAGACAGTTTACAGGACAACAGAATTCCTGAACAGAACTGCACCTGTAAAACGTTTTGGCTCGGGTGGGTATTAAGTTAACATCATCATGTACGAACGAATATGATCAACACATGTCATCTGACATCGGTGTAGAATGATATGGGTGTTAGAACAAGTCAAATGTACTCCAATGCGTATACCATACAGTGCCACAAGGGGCTTGTGCTACGGGGTGAAACCAGCGATAAGGAATACATGTGTAGATATATTTTATGTAGAACATgactctctgacatgtagaataaggaGTCACGTCAGCTCCATTTCTATCTGAAACGTACGTGGCCAAGGTATTGTTGATTGGCTCAGTATTCCACaaagggagggagaagagtgaAAGGGCCGACAGccaataggaggagagagaggggagagtgaaggGGCCGACAGCCAATGGGAGAGTGTTTCTAACAACACATTGGAACACAAGGAGAGGTCCTGAGACAGTTATGCACTTGAGAAtgacaggaggggaggagaagagagagaatgacaggaggggaggagagagaaagagagaaagagagagagagagaaagagagagcaaaatGAGGGAGAGACTGGAGAATGTGTGGTGGGAGAGGAGTGACGAGGTGAGAGCAGAGGGAGGTTCAGGAGTAGGGCTGTGGCACTCCAAACCCGGGCCTGTACAACGGCCTGCCTGTGGGGGACTGAGAGTTGGGCAGAGCAGGGCCCGTGGGGTAGCTATAACCCTCAATCCCGCCGTAAGGGTACGCAGAAGGGTAGGGGGCGCTGTACTGCCCGAACGCAGACCCTGAGCCGGGGACGCCAGGGAACGTGGGCTGGGTGGGGTACGGGCAGGCATTGGCCGGAGGCCCGAAAGCGGGACGGGCTGAGTAGCTCGCCGCTGAGGTGAAAGGTGAGCCGGGGCTGGGATAGGGAGGAAATTGACCTGGGGGAATGGACGGGCCTGGTCCTGCGGAAGTGGCTGTCGGgttaggaggagagacagggtaagGGGTGTAAGGTAGGGCGGAGCCAGGGCCATTTTGGGAAGAGGGGTTTTGGAAGCTAGAGTGATTGTTGGGATTGGAATTCTGCTGCGGTTGTTGTTGCTGAGGAGCTTGATGATGATGATTCCATGGCGATGACTGTGTTGTCGCTGGGTCCTGATTGGCGCTTGTTTGTGATGTCATGGAGCCAGCGTCAACGGCGGCGGTCTCCTTCTTCTGGCGCAGGATCTCCTGCAATTTCTCTATCCGCACTCGTCTTTTGTGAGCGAGGGAGCGGAGGGAGAGGAAGCGGTCAAGGAACGAGTCCAGAGACAGCTGGCCATCCAGAAACTCATCTGCTAGactctgatggagagagagagcgagagcgatgaagagagaaaaagagacagagtgagt is a genomic window of Oncorhynchus tshawytscha isolate Ot180627B linkage group LG11, Otsh_v2.0, whole genome shotgun sequence containing:
- the LOC112261361 gene encoding vacuolar protein sorting-associated protein 37C gives rise to the protein MDKLQDLSQSELEDLLDNTERVESMALESDEIQNIQLEREMALASNRNLAEQNLDMKPRLERQREHLVERYSELEGVRETYRQHCDQKDGIMGQVSPEGLFSRLQTEGASTETESESLADEFLDGQLSLDSFLDRFLSLRSLAHKRRVRIEKLQEILRQKKETAAVDAGSMTSQTSANQDPATTQSSPWNHHHQAPQQQQPQQNSNPNNHSSFQNPSSQNGPGSALPYTPYPVSPPNPTATSAGPGPSIPPGQFPPYPSPGSPFTSAASYSARPAFGPPANACPYPTQPTFPGVPGSGSAFGQYSAPYPSAYPYGGIEGYSYPTGPALPNSQSPTGRPLYRPGFGVPQPYS